GAACTAagtcaaaacactgttttaacccaacagtggtttcaaaccaccgttttaacccaacactgttttaacccaacagtgtttcaaacatctgtttgaACTAagtcaaaacactgttttaacccaacagtggtttcaaaccaccgttttaacccaacagtagTTTCAAACCtctgttttcatccatctgttgaccaaagtcaacagatgtatgaACCACTGTTTTATGTTCTAACCTCTATTCTAATCTGGCGGGACTCATCTGATGGTCCTCTTGCAAAAGCATACTTTTTACAGTTGTTTTTGGAGGATCAACGCTAGCCCAACTATATTTGTGGATATTTGTTcttaaagtggtttcttttattatataatatagatTATGAATCTACAACCAGTTTTAAGTTCCAGTTATAGCATCTGGCCCAAATGAAACAGAGAAAAGCCTGAATTACACATCGCTTAGACGACGGCTTAAAGCCCGAATAACTCCCGATGTTCTAGTTCGGTCCCAAACACATGATCCGATTTTCACaacatataaaaaaaaactatcaaCTTTTATAGAAGTCTCATCAAGTCATGAACAACGGCTGAATCATTTCTTTAAGTCTGTCATTTGTTACACATTACTACAAGCTCATAAACCCAACAGTAACACACATCATCTACTTTGCCTATCCTGCAAAAATAGCACAAGCCTGCCCTAGGCAACTATACAGATCTTGTAAATTTTGAATAAACAAATTATCATCCATTTCTAAAGGTCGTCTTGATGCAAACATATGTCTCGTGTATTATCTCATAATCACAATCCCGCACTTCGATAACTCCCGAGCCTGCCTTCTGCACTCGTTTCCTTGACTGGCTATAACATCATACACGTTTGTAGTCAGAGGACGAGTCAAAGGTTGACCTGGGCTGAACGGCTGAGCGGAAGCAGAAATTTTGCTTTCGGATTTGTTGATTCTCGATTCGGAATCTTCAATTTCTTCTTCTGATTTTGACTCACGCTCGTGAACTATATCGACTTCCTTTATAACTTCATCCTCTGGTATTTTTTCATCTACATCAGcttcttcaattttgacttccTCTAATGCATCATTAGAACCATCGAGTTCATCGCTTTTTACCTTATTTTCCTCCACAACTTCCTCTATTTTCTCAAGTAACGGTTTTAAAACCGTACCTGGTGGGGCCAATGCAACTTCTTTGTACGACACAGATTTCGAAGTCATAGCACTAAGAGTTGCTGCAGTTGGGGAAACCCTTGGAGAGATTCTAGAGACCAAAGTCTTCACGGGAAGCTTAGTCAACTCATCACCACTGGTCAAACGTGACTTTGAATGCTTTGACTGAGTCAACTCAGTCGAATTAGGTCTTGGTGTTGTGACTTTCTGGCCTTTGTTAGTTTTTTCAGAACCGTTAATATGTAGTCGGGTCGCCTTCGGTTAAACTTTTTCGGACCACCGGTTCCTGACCACACCTTCGGGTTAGCTTCTTGCCATCCCTCATCGGAGATTGTTTCTTGAACTTCTTCTGTGACTATTGTTTCTTGTTTAGTGGTGTTATGACTATTATGACCCTTCATCACCTTTTGAACAACCACCTCTTGTACTGTTACATCCTCCTTAACAGTAGATTCTGCTTTTGTTACAATGGTCTCAACAGTATCATTAACCGTCATTTCATCATTTCGTGCATCAATTGGGAGTTCATTCGACTTCTCACCAACTGGTGATGCCTAAAAGACAATTAGTTCGAAGGTCAGGTTAAgcatttcatatatatatatatatataatggtttGTTTATCATGATAATAATATATAACTACCTTTGCACGACGTTTCCTCTGTGAATCTCCTTTGGAATCCTGATCTGGACTTATGAAATCAAGTAGATCTGATACACTGCATAAACAAAGTCAAAATATGTCGGTCCATACATTTATATTATTGGATAGTTGATATAGAGTACAAATGGATTATATCATATACCATATTAATACCTAAGGTGACCCTTGCTGGCAATAGATGCATCCGGTTTCGGAGTTCCGTTTCTTGCTGTTCTAAAGCTTTTGATTCAAAATGTTCAAGCCAATGCAGCCGCATCCTGTGTTCAACGGGAATATAAGTCCTATTCATGTATACATTAAAGTAAAATACATAAATATTGCCAAGTGTTTCATCAGTTTTTCCTCACCTGAGTACGAAGGTCCTCTATCCCCAATTTTGCTTGAAGAATTTGTAACGTCGTTTGCTCGTGTTGCACACTCAGTGAATAAGCTTCCATCAGTGACAGAGCTATAGCTATTGCATGGTAGCTAGCAACAGTCTATAATATGAAAAGTCAATTGATCTAGTAATAGGCAATGTTTTCAGGGCTGGACCTGAAAACATAATAGTCATAACAGTCTATTATAATATGAAAAGTCAATTAATTCGCGGTACCTTAGCTTAAATAATCAAGCAAGTATGAAAACCAAAGTCATAACTTACATGTATATTCTGGAAAGATCCGCTCAGAGACGGTTTCAACAAAGGAGCATCGGGTATAGACGTATCCGGGCTACTGAAATGATTTTCACCCTACAAAACAGAATATATTTTTGCAAGCTCATTcaaactcaaaaggcacaaaaAGATGATGATAAACAGAATATATTTTTGCAAGCTCATTCAAACTCGAGCTTAATACCTGCTTATAGCAGATCCGACAAACGTCCTCTTCTCCTGGATTCCGACAGATCCGACAAAGaaggattatcatcatcatcacttaAGCCTGCAAAGAAAGAGGCCTGAGAGTAGTTCTGGCAGTGGCGGCAGCAACGGCGGATGATACAAGtggattatcatcatcatcttcgtcaTCATCACTCAAGCCTTGTAAGCTCAAGCCAGCAATTGAAGCTGTtgaacatcagtggttgaaacatcCTCCTCTCTGATGATATGTAGCACACACCTCACAATATTTCCAACAGCAACTGTTGTAGAGTAGCTGTCAAAGTCCAAAGAGCAAGCAACTACAAACGTATAGGATGGGGGATGGGTGTGGACTCACCAACATGATTAGCAGCAGTGAGTTGGTCTCCAATGGCCTTGAGTTGGTCTCCGACAGATCTTCTGGATACATCAGATTTTTCTGTTTTTAACATCCATACACTTTCCCATACGCTAAAAGCTTCTCTCAGGCTCATATCATCTGTAGCCTATGCCAATCCTGCAACAAAAATCATGAACAGAGGCACAATTAACTAACAGCTGCAAAAAGATGTCGTTCCTTAAAGCAATTTCAAGAGCTTTCAGCATTGAAGTTTCGCTTTAATTGatcacacacaaaaaaaaattatttcatTAATATATAACTAATTAATAGTGTGACAAAATAAACTTTAGGAATGATTACCAGATTATAATTGTGCTGTTTAATCGCTCCGCCTTCCTTAGCAATATGTAACAAACACCATTACcagattattattattgttagcAGTAGGTCACTTAATCTGAAGAGAATATTTCTTCATTTTGCTACTAATCAAATTCGCATCACAGTTTGCATATTAGTAATCAACTTCGCAtcacaataacaataataatagaaATATCAGTGCATCCCATCTCTTTTATATACTCAACAGCCAAATCCAACATGTCTGCAGTGCTCGTTCCGTTGAGAAATATATCATCCAAAAATTAATAATAAGATGTAACAATTATTCAATTATTCATTTTTCTCAATAAATATAATATCTGAACAATATTTTCAGATCCATAACTATTTCACCGTACAAATACGCGAATAAATCATCATATCATCTAAAAACTAACAATAAGATGTAGCAATACAACGGTTATTCTAATAACAATAAGATGACCATTAGCTTTGATGTAAGCTTCAAACATATGAGGTACAAATTCACGAATCAatgatatataatataatatttaaaaaagtgAACTTTTTACTTAAATGGATGACCATGTAGCAATACAATGGTTATTCCATTGTAATATACTCTGCATCTTATCATCTGATAACCCATTTTTCTTTAGTACCAACAAACAACGAATCAatgatatataatattatatttacGATCTAGATATTGCAATACTTATAGATGATGAAATTAATGAAGTTAGGGTTAAGGATGTACATGAGAATACGAGTGCGGCAGCGGCACCGAGGAATCCAAAGAACGGTGCCGTTTCATCACCACTGAATGTTGAATcggccattgttgttgttgtaaatcGAGTGAAATTGATCGGATTTGAGGATCGGAGGTGAAAACAGAGTTGGATTGAACCTTTTGATCTACAATCTAGATGTATTATGTTTGCTAAATCCAACCCCTTTATGCTAAgtgagttttagagagagagtgtTATGGGTATTTCTGGATATAACAATTGAAATTCGTaatgattagattagattagattaagtAGCAATTTAATCTAACCTGCCTTTGCTAATGTTGACCTAGCAGCAAATTCTCTTGACCTGCTTCTCTGTTCTTAACCACCGGAAAATCTGGATGATGAAGACGGATTAATGAAGCCACCGGAAAATCTGTGAATGATCTCAAATAAATACGGATCAAACAATCAGAAACTAAAATTAAAATTGATATGATAGAGTTAATATACACGGATCTTATATTAATATACACTAAATAGTGTGAACCTGATCGTAGGTTTTAATGAGAGAGAGTGATCGAAACCTGCATttagagagagagttgagagagaaatgGATTACAGAGAAATTGATTGAAGAAGATGGTATCTTATATATCTGAGtcataattttgaattttgaatttgaagcCATAATTGTGGTAATTTTGAATCATCAGAGGTTTGAAAAGGTTTGGAGATGGGCAGTGGTTTGATGGACAGACCTTTTGAAAAGATGAAAGTGGGCCAcatttgaattttaaagtctttatatattaggctttataatgtaataatgagataagaaaagccttgttggacactctctcctactgacacatcagcttttcttatgtcacttgtaTTTCTCCtcttatagaaagtatagatagatataatAGATATAGATTGTATTGTATTTAATAAATTAACACAAATACCCCTTGCACATAGAACTATCACCTATGTTCCTGAGTCATTTAAtagggggaggggaggggaggggggggaggggaaggaaaattttctctcctaatctctccaatttgggAAGATGAATATATGGTCATATTTGGTTATATTTTCTTCCCTTTTCCCTCCACTCCCCTCCCCctcttaaatgaaactcgggaacatggtttttcatattttcatatcttttccctcccctccccctgttaaataaTGAGACTCGGGAACAGAGTGAATTTACGCCTATGAGATATATGCATTCTTTGCCTTCGCTTTACCACGACCAAAACCACATCAAATCTCGTTATATTAGTGAGGACTTCTGTACTCAAGATTAATTTGTCATTTACATTTTAGCTATATGTGCAAATATGCCAGCCTTTTATGTTGGCATTACAAATATTGACCAGTTTTATATGTTGGCATTACAAATATTGAAGTTCATACAAACGTCGATTCAAGAAATTAACAAATGATTTCTGAGTAAAAAGCATAGCATTACAACATTAATCATCCAAATTACAACAATAAAAGCACAAATTATCAAAACTCAGTTTACAAATAGAAATTATATTTTAATGGATCAATTTTTGCATTTAACAAACGATAATATTCCATATTGTTTTTTTTCCTTGCATGTCAATAGTTAACACGATTGCAATTTGTACGGATTTCACCATTATCCTGAGATTTAACATCAAGAATATTTGCAAGCTTGACCATGGAGACACTAAATTGGTTGTAGAAGAGTGATGACTGGAAAGACAAAGCATCGGCAATTGGTTTAGTCCTTGAGTCGGAGTAGAGCAACTGGTCCGTTGATAGGAGCCCCATCTTCTTCTTAAGATTGTGATAGTATTGCGTGTCAAATTTATTTGGGCTTGTGGCATCAAGATACACGTTTTCTGACGCCCACCTACATTTTCTCCTCAAGTAGTTCAAATATAAAGGATTGATGGATGGATCGGGCTTCTTTGTTCCTTTGTAGTTGTATAGGCGATATTGCACCGCCTCACATGAACTCCTTCCTATGGTATGGGCACCTACAAACCAAAGTGTCTTATCTTGTTGGCTTTTgaaatcaagataaacaattgAACACTACTAGAAAAGAAAACTATCTTTTAGTTAAAAGATGTACCTGAGAGAACAACCAAGTCAAGAACATTCAGTCCCTTGGACTGGAAAAACTCTATAAGTTGGGTAATACTTTCGCGACCCATAGGGACTGCTGCAGCTTCCTTTGCTAGGGACACACGACCATCTTTCCGTCCAAAGGGTATCGTCCAAAATGGTCCACCGGCTAAGACAGTGGCATCTCTTGCCGCAGTGGTCAAGATGTCAGCACACGAGACGATTTTAGGGCATTTTTTCTCAAGTTCAGCCTTAATATCATTGATCAGTTCGAACCCTCTTAATGACTTGCTTACATTCGCAGACCTTTCGCTTCCACTATGGTCTAATAGTATGGAAGCATCGCACCCCTACAAAATTGAAGCAAATATATACTTCTCTTAGTTAACTGCTACACAAATGAACATTTGACCGTTTAAATGTGGTAGCCAAAAAGTCATAAAAATGTGGGAAAGCTTATTTACTCTAACGGCACAATCGTGAAAATGTAGTCTCATGAGACTAGGAGCGAGTGACGGGTCCCTCTTGACCCATTCTTTTACTTTCCTATAGATGATGCCTTCGACGTTAGGGCAACCTTTATGATATAAAGAGTACGAAAGATCGTCCTCAAAGCTTGTGATATCAGGTAGGCTTGGTACTTTAAGAGAGTGCGTTAACGAAGGATTGTTGAAGGCAGATACCGAGATAAAGATCGACAAGAAGGAGATGAATGCGAGACACATGATCGTGCCAATCATCATGGTTGTTTTTGAAGAAGCAATGGATGGTCAGGTATATGGTTtttgtatgtgtatatatacacacacagtATACATAACTGTTCGTGAAGTGCACCATCCTATTTGCTTATCAACGTGCAAGCATGACAATCCTTCAAATAGAAATGGCTTCCCTTGTTTGATAGTTGCAATCAAGTAGGACTTCTAACGTTGAatgattattatattttattttattttattacaccCGATAAGCCAAATTTTAATTTTCCAAAATCCGGTATATAATAATAACTAGttatttataagttataaccATGAACAAAGATATTCAAATCGGCTTTTTTACCAATGGAATACATCAAAGTTTATTTCTTTTCATGTTTTACTTGTTAAATGAATAACAGGAGTTGCTGTTGGTTTTTCTTTCTAGTTCAGCCTGATCTATTTTTTCCTCTAAACTTAGTTTATATATTAACTATATATATTAATTagtttgagatttccgaccgcTGGGACAGAActcaccggacctaaaaattcTTAGCAGCGGAAGTCGGTGATACTTCTATCACCgttaacatcatcatcatcgtcgtcaTATTCCTATGTGTGCTTCTGTGTGTTTGTACAGAGAACGTATTCATGCAGAGAGAATTGCACACATCAAATGGATATTGAAAAATATCTTGGTAACTGATAATTGTCAACGTAATATTACATATATATCGGGTCAGTTAATATCATAACGGCCACTAACATAATAACCTATGATAACTATAATATTACattataataataaacaatatatATGCTAAGTTTATATTCTAACACCATCCCCTAAACTTAGCACCGGTAATGGCTCGTCACGTCGGCTTTGATGAtaaacacatttttctttaaacttgTCATGATTCGTCCATAGATCCACCTTGATTTGTTTCGTGATGCCGAGTACGGTAATATTGTTGTTCCTTACCCATTTTGTCGCTGAAAGTCTTTGATCTGTCGTTAAAGCCAATTTAGTGCCGCTAAATCGTTTTGTCGTTAATCTGTTTTCTGTCGCTAAAACTTCTTCTTCTGTCGCTGAGGTCTTCACTAAATCATTCTTTCTTCTCTGGATCATCCTTTTGAATTTATTTGCAGTGTTGCAGATCTGTCTTTTGCCTTTCACTTCCTTTATCGTTGTAATTCTTTGTGTCCGATTCCTTTCTTGTTCTTCACAAACGTCTTTATAATCAACGTTGCAGTCACCACCGGAATCGTAGTATTCCGTTTTTTCAATTGAATCATTGTGATCCTTCTGATCACTGATTGGTTCTTCCTGATCTTCCCGATCGTAACCAACCATATAGATATTCGGGGTGAAGTATGCCCCATCGTGAACATCTGTACTTGCCGGATTCAATATCGAAACGTCTTCTTCTTCGTCCGGTTTCACATCAGCGTTGTCTGTTTCGTCTTCTTCGTCTTTCTTCTTTGATTCTCGTTCtaataattcgatttcgatttctaATTTCATTAGGATATCTCGCTTCATTCTTGCAAGCATTCGTGATCGCGGAGTCGTGCGATCGGGATTGGATTCTTGTCCGTCTTCATATCCCCTGTTTTCCTTCTTCATCCGGATGTGCCCGGAATCGTATAATATCGATCGATCTTCATCGATTTCctaccatggctctgataccactttctTAGCAGCGGAAGTCGGTGATACTTCTATCACCgttaacatcatcatcatcgtcgtcaTATTCCTGTGTGTGCTTCTGTGTGTTTGTACAGAGAACGTATTCATGCAGAGAGAATTGCACACATCAAATGGATATTGAAAAATATCTTGGTAACTGATAATTGTCAACGTAATATTACATATATATCGGGTCAGTTAATATCATAACCGCCACTAACATAATAACCTATGATAACTATAATATTACattataataataaacaatatatATGGTAAGTTTATATTCTaacaaaaatttctataaaaccgggaggtcaaaaacgtatatacataaaaaaaattatacggaaactacatactctccactactgagcgaaaagttgggggggggggtcagCCGCCCCTtcccgccccttaaaagctttGCCCAGGGCAACAtaggtcatcatcatcatcatactcagtatatcccaccaatagcaaaaccAACATAGGGTCTGAGGAAGgtgagatgtagacagccttacctttACCCGTGACCGGGCAATCACAAATTTACCATTCAATTTTAAGACCAATGGGTGCATGCCATTTAGTTGCACGCACCAATAGGTCTATATACAAGTTTTTATTGTATCCAACATATTTACTTTTCTTCCTTTAGAGTATTAGCAAACTATAAAATAATCTGTATagttaaatttaaattttaataaacacTACACTTTATAAATTCATTTAATACTAACTACTACTATTATTATCACTAGATGTGAAACCCGTGTGCAAACACTTGtggtttttagaaaaccatgcataccACATTTTattagaaagtatagatagatgtATAGATATtataatttttagtttagtttttcttttgattaattaatattaaattagtCATGAGTTATTCTCACAAATCTTGCATGTTGATGCATTTGAAATCTGATtttacaactaaacaaataatcAGCCTAAACAAGTAATCAAAAGTAGTCAATACATTTCATCATAAAAGCGAGAATGCAGCCATTAACGGAGCGGGTTTAGCTTGTAATCACGCGTTTCCCCGGATAAATATACGTTCAGGTTTTTGTCGAATTTATGTATTGAAGAATTTTTATCGCATCATCTGATG
The sequence above is drawn from the Helianthus annuus cultivar XRQ/B chromosome 12, HanXRQr2.0-SUNRISE, whole genome shotgun sequence genome and encodes:
- the LOC110895745 gene encoding peroxidase 7, whose translation is MMIGTIMCLAFISFLSIFISVSAFNNPSLTHSLKVPSLPDITSFEDDLSYSLYHKGCPNVEGIIYRKVKEWVKRDPSLAPSLMRLHFHDCAVRGCDASILLDHSGSERSANVSKSLRGFELINDIKAELEKKCPKIVSCADILTTAARDATVLAGGPFWTIPFGRKDGRVSLAKEAAAVPMGRESITQLIEFFQSKGLNVLDLVVLSGAHTIGRSSCEAVQYRLYNYKGTKKPDPSINPLYLNYLRRKCRWASENVYLDATSPNKFDTQYYHNLKKKMGLLSTDQLLYSDSRTKPIADALSFQSSLFYNQFSVSMVKLANILDVKSQDNGEIRTNCNRVNY